The Agarilytica rhodophyticola genome has a window encoding:
- a CDS encoding efflux RND transporter permease subunit has protein sequence MNFSNFFIQRPIFAGVLSLLIFIAGALSLSKLPITEYPNVVPPTVVVTANYPGANPKVIAQTVASPLEQEITGVEDMLYMSSQATADGRMTLTLTFAIGTDPDQATTLVQNRVDRALPRLPQEVQRLGVVTQKASPDLTMVVHLISPNDRYDMLYLSNYARLNVRDELARIDGVGDIQLFGVGEFSMRVWLDPEKVAALSLNPGDIAAAIREQNQQAAAGSLGAQPTGNSDFQLLINLQGRLTSEKEFGDIIIKVDENGAISRLRDVARIELGSNSYALRSLLNNEPAVALPVFQAPGSNAIQISKDVRARMEELKQFFPQGVDYRIVYDPTVFVRGSIDAVITTLLEAVILVVLVVVLFLQTWRASIIPLVAVPVSLVGTLSIMHLMGFSLNALSLFGLVLAIGIVVDDAIVVVENVERNIHEGLSPTEATKKAMSEVTGPIIAITLVLIAVFVPTAFMSGLTGQFYKQFALTISISTVISAFNSLTLSPALSALLLQDKDAPKDKLTRVIDRIFGHLVFVPFNRIFKRAAEGYQSGIAKLIRMSGIVIVLYAGLMALTYHQFASTPTGYVPGQDKMYLVSFAQLPNAASLDRTEDVIRQMSSIALEHPGVESAVGFPGLNINGLTNSSNSGIIFVTLEGFDKRTSPELSANAIAASLNQQYGMIEDAFIAIFPPPPVQGLGSIGGFRLQIEDKANLGYEALYDVTQEVMHKARSTPELAGIFSSYEINVPQLDVDLDRTKAKGQGVNIDEVFTTMQSYLGSLYVNDFNQFGRTYQVNLQADENFRQEPEQIAQIKVRNAFGNMIPLGSFINVKHSAGPDRVMHYNGFTTAEINGAPAPGFSSGQAQAKMIEILQETLPIGMDYEWTELTYQQILAGNTAVLVFPLVVLLVFLVLAAQYESLSLPVAIILIVPMTLLSAMTGVILTGSDNNIFTQIGFIVLVGLAMKNAILIVEFAKELQDDGMTALAAIKEAGRLRLRPILMTSFAFIMGVLPMAISSGAGSEMRQAMGVAVLSGMIGVTIFGLILTPVFYYLLRSKKAKQPDPQIKPQADAGELEYQS, from the coding sequence TCCTAAAGTGATCGCGCAAACAGTGGCATCTCCGCTGGAGCAAGAAATCACAGGCGTTGAAGATATGTTGTACATGTCTTCACAGGCTACCGCAGATGGTCGTATGACTCTTACCCTCACCTTCGCGATTGGCACAGACCCCGATCAGGCAACCACACTTGTGCAAAATCGAGTAGATCGAGCATTGCCTCGTTTGCCTCAAGAAGTGCAGCGTTTAGGTGTTGTTACACAAAAAGCTTCGCCTGACTTGACCATGGTTGTGCATTTGATTTCGCCTAATGATCGTTACGACATGTTGTATTTGTCGAACTATGCCCGCCTTAATGTGCGCGACGAGTTGGCTCGTATTGATGGTGTCGGCGACATTCAACTATTTGGTGTCGGCGAATTCTCAATGCGAGTTTGGCTTGACCCCGAAAAAGTTGCGGCACTTAGTTTAAACCCAGGTGATATTGCCGCCGCTATTCGTGAACAAAACCAGCAAGCAGCAGCAGGTTCTCTCGGCGCGCAGCCCACAGGCAACAGCGATTTTCAATTGCTGATTAACTTACAAGGTAGGCTCACAAGTGAGAAAGAGTTTGGCGATATCATTATTAAAGTAGATGAGAATGGCGCTATCTCGCGACTCCGTGATGTGGCGCGAATCGAGCTTGGCTCTAATTCCTATGCGCTGCGCTCGCTACTTAATAACGAACCTGCTGTCGCCCTTCCGGTTTTTCAGGCGCCGGGCAGTAATGCCATCCAAATTTCAAAAGATGTGCGTGCCCGAATGGAAGAATTGAAACAGTTTTTCCCGCAAGGTGTGGATTATCGCATCGTCTATGATCCCACCGTTTTTGTTCGTGGCTCCATCGATGCTGTCATTACAACCTTACTTGAGGCGGTAATTTTGGTAGTGCTTGTGGTTGTGTTGTTTTTGCAAACTTGGCGGGCGTCAATCATTCCTTTGGTCGCGGTGCCAGTCTCGTTAGTAGGCACCCTTTCAATTATGCATTTGATGGGTTTCTCACTCAACGCCTTGTCATTGTTTGGCTTAGTGCTCGCCATAGGTATTGTGGTGGACGATGCGATTGTTGTGGTTGAAAACGTAGAGAGAAATATTCACGAAGGCTTATCACCAACAGAGGCGACCAAAAAAGCGATGAGTGAAGTCACCGGCCCTATTATCGCCATTACACTGGTTCTGATTGCGGTGTTTGTGCCAACCGCATTTATGTCCGGTCTTACGGGGCAGTTTTATAAACAGTTCGCACTGACAATCAGCATTTCGACGGTTATATCAGCATTTAATTCTCTGACCTTAAGTCCGGCACTCTCTGCTTTGTTACTGCAAGATAAAGATGCGCCGAAAGACAAGTTAACTCGTGTGATTGACCGTATTTTTGGTCACCTAGTATTTGTGCCATTTAACCGTATATTTAAGCGGGCGGCAGAGGGTTATCAAAGCGGTATCGCCAAACTTATTCGTATGAGTGGCATTGTTATTGTGTTGTACGCAGGCTTGATGGCTTTGACTTATCATCAATTTGCCTCGACACCCACAGGATATGTCCCAGGGCAAGATAAGATGTACTTGGTGTCGTTCGCACAACTGCCAAATGCCGCATCTCTTGATCGCACTGAAGATGTGATTCGTCAAATGTCCAGCATTGCACTCGAACACCCAGGTGTGGAGTCGGCCGTTGGTTTTCCTGGACTCAATATTAATGGTTTAACTAACAGCTCTAACAGCGGCATCATCTTTGTGACTCTAGAAGGGTTTGATAAACGCACTAGCCCTGAGCTCAGTGCCAATGCTATTGCCGCTTCACTTAACCAACAATACGGTATGATCGAAGATGCATTTATCGCTATTTTCCCGCCACCTCCCGTGCAAGGTTTGGGGTCTATCGGTGGCTTCCGTTTACAGATTGAAGATAAAGCCAACCTTGGCTATGAAGCCCTCTACGATGTGACTCAAGAAGTGATGCATAAGGCGAGGAGTACACCTGAGCTTGCTGGAATTTTCTCAAGCTACGAGATTAATGTGCCGCAACTTGATGTTGACCTTGATCGCACGAAAGCGAAGGGCCAAGGGGTCAATATTGATGAAGTATTTACCACGATGCAGTCCTATCTCGGTTCTTTATATGTTAATGACTTTAATCAGTTCGGCCGTACCTACCAGGTGAACTTGCAAGCGGACGAAAACTTTCGCCAAGAACCTGAACAGATCGCCCAAATAAAAGTGAGAAATGCCTTTGGTAATATGATTCCGCTGGGTTCGTTCATCAACGTTAAACACAGTGCTGGCCCTGATCGAGTCATGCACTACAATGGCTTTACCACAGCAGAAATAAACGGTGCGCCGGCGCCGGGCTTCAGCTCGGGACAGGCCCAGGCCAAGATGATTGAGATTCTGCAAGAGACACTGCCTATTGGTATGGACTATGAGTGGACTGAACTGACATATCAGCAGATACTTGCCGGTAATACCGCCGTGTTAGTATTTCCTCTTGTAGTGCTCTTAGTTTTTCTAGTGCTTGCTGCACAATACGAAAGCTTATCGTTACCGGTGGCCATTATTCTGATTGTGCCAATGACACTTTTATCAGCCATGACCGGCGTTATTTTAACGGGTAGCGACAATAATATTTTCACACAAATTGGCTTTATCGTACTGGTGGGCCTGGCAATGAAAAACGCAATACTTATTGTTGAATTCGCCAAGGAGTTGCAAGACGATGGCATGACCGCATTAGCGGCTATTAAAGAAGCTGGCCGTTTACGCCTACGTCCAATTTTAATGACCTCATTTGCCTTTATTATGGGGGTATTACCCATGGCTATATCTTCTGGTGCGGGCTCGGAAATGCGACAAGCCATGGGGGTTGCAGTATTATCCGGCATGATAGGAGTTACCATCTTCGGCCTTATCCTAACTCCGGTATTCTATTATTTATTGCGCAGTAAAAAGGCGAAACAGCCAGACCCTCAAATAAAACCACAGGCAGATGCTGGCGAGTTGGAGTATCAATCATGA
- a CDS encoding SDR family NAD(P)-dependent oxidoreductase, with amino-acid sequence MQLELNLRSAVHLIKACAHNMVAHGGGHIIATVSMGGIVSLKGSAVYSGSKFGLRGFMAGIRDELKPYKVNISGIYPTGVDSKMLRYEATHGGSLLNFVSVPVTVKDVGDAVIKAIKSKHLELYVPYSESLSGRFISCFPWMISYLYPLLEWVGRRGRNKYLKRI; translated from the coding sequence CTGCAATTAGAGTTAAATCTTCGCAGTGCCGTGCATTTAATAAAGGCGTGCGCACATAATATGGTGGCGCATGGAGGAGGGCATATCATTGCCACTGTATCCATGGGAGGTATTGTTTCATTGAAGGGAAGTGCTGTTTACTCCGGATCTAAATTTGGCTTGCGAGGTTTTATGGCCGGAATTAGAGATGAATTAAAACCTTATAAAGTTAACATTTCCGGTATCTACCCCACCGGAGTTGATAGCAAAATGTTACGTTATGAAGCCACACATGGTGGCAGCCTTCTTAATTTTGTTAGTGTGCCGGTGACCGTTAAGGATGTGGGTGATGCGGTAATAAAAGCAATCAAGTCTAAACATTTAGAACTCTATGTCCCTTACTCTGAAAGCTTAAGTGGCCGCTTCATTTCATGTTTTCCTTGGATGATTAGCTATTTATATCCACTTCTAGAATGGGTCGGTAGAAGAGGCCGAAATAAGTATCTGAAACGGATATAG